One genomic window of Trichlorobacter lovleyi includes the following:
- a CDS encoding YceI family protein — MKRLIFSLITIIALGIPALSQAATWKIDPEHSHVGFQVQHLMIANVYGAFTTFNGVVTLDDNDITKSTVTVTIDTNSINTNVAKRDEHLRSADFFNVAQYPTMTFVSQKIIKGGKDTLQIIGNLTLHGVTRQVVLNARVPEKTSKDPWGNLRRGATASATINRKDFGLLWNAVLETGGVAVGNDITITLDVELIKQQINK; from the coding sequence ATGAAACGCCTAATCTTTTCACTAATAACCATCATTGCACTGGGAATACCGGCATTAAGCCAGGCAGCAACCTGGAAGATCGATCCGGAACACTCGCATGTCGGCTTTCAGGTACAGCACCTGATGATTGCCAATGTGTATGGTGCGTTCACCACGTTCAACGGTGTTGTTACCCTTGATGACAACGATATCACCAAATCAACTGTTACGGTCACCATCGATACCAATTCCATCAACACCAACGTTGCAAAGCGCGATGAACACCTCAGAAGTGCTGATTTCTTCAATGTTGCCCAGTACCCGACCATGACCTTTGTCTCTCAAAAAATCATCAAAGGAGGCAAGGACACACTACAGATCATTGGCAACCTGACTCTGCACGGCGTCACCCGTCAAGTGGTGCTGAATGCCCGTGTACCGGAGAAAACCAGTAAAGACCCCTGGGGGAATCTCAGGCGTGGAGCAACCGCCAGTGCCACCATCAACCGCAAGGATTTTGGCCTGCTCTGGAACGCTGTGCTTGAAACCGGCGGCGTTGCCGTTGGTAACGACATAACCATTACCCTGGACGTAGAGCTGATCAAACAACAGATCAATAAATAA
- a CDS encoding flavodoxin family protein, whose translation MSTIAIIYHSTYGHTEAVAKSVAQGAARVAGSTVSLLSVEDIEHNWETLHQADAIIFGCPTYMGSASAEFKKFMEASAKFWMEQKWKDKLAAGFTNSSSQSGDKLNTLIQQAIFAAQHGMIWVSLGMLPGNNASTANITDNNRLGSFLGAMAQSNNDQGPDAVPPPNDHETAALLGQRVAELARRFSGTN comes from the coding sequence ATGTCAACCATAGCCATTATCTATCACAGCACCTACGGCCATACCGAAGCAGTTGCCAAATCAGTGGCACAAGGCGCAGCCAGAGTTGCAGGAAGTACCGTTTCTTTACTGTCGGTTGAAGATATTGAACATAACTGGGAGACATTGCATCAAGCCGATGCCATCATCTTTGGTTGCCCAACCTATATGGGCAGCGCTTCAGCTGAGTTCAAGAAATTCATGGAGGCCAGCGCCAAATTCTGGATGGAACAGAAGTGGAAAGACAAGCTGGCTGCCGGTTTTACCAACTCTTCAAGCCAAAGCGGCGACAAACTCAACACCTTGATACAACAGGCAATCTTTGCCGCTCAACACGGCATGATCTGGGTCAGCCTGGGCATGCTGCCGGGAAACAACGCCAGTACCGCCAACATCACCGACAACAACCGTCTCGGCTCGTTCCTGGGGGCCATGGCCCAGTCAAACAACGACCAGGGTCCGGATGCCGTGCCACCGCCCAATGACCATGAAACAGCAGCACTGCTGGGCCAGCGGGTGGCAGAACTGGCACGCCGTTTCTCTGGCACCAACTGA
- a CDS encoding DODA-type extradiol aromatic ring-opening family dioxygenase encodes MQTALPALFISHGAPTLILEPGTTRSFLTSLGQSLPRPKAIIAISAHWTTHQPTVTSTHYPETIHDFGGFPDELYQMTYPAPGSPQLAERVQQALHQQGIAVQQDSQRGLDHGAWVPLKLIYPLADIPVIQLSVQPNLSPAHHLAIGKALAPLRTEDVLILASGSATHNLRDFFGRPIDAEMPAYVEQFNNWLITSILNNDQAALLDYQHQGPHAVQNHPTPEHLLPLFVAMGAGLKPELLHNAATYGVISMAAFAWH; translated from the coding sequence ATGCAAACAGCACTACCGGCACTTTTTATCTCACATGGCGCACCAACGCTGATTCTTGAGCCGGGGACAACCCGCTCCTTTCTGACCAGTCTGGGGCAATCGCTACCACGACCCAAGGCAATCATAGCCATATCAGCACACTGGACCACCCATCAACCAACCGTTACCAGCACGCACTATCCAGAGACCATCCATGACTTTGGCGGGTTTCCGGATGAGCTGTATCAGATGACCTACCCTGCCCCGGGAAGCCCGCAACTGGCTGAACGTGTGCAACAGGCACTGCACCAGCAAGGTATTGCCGTACAACAGGACTCGCAGCGTGGCCTCGACCATGGCGCCTGGGTGCCGCTGAAACTGATCTACCCGCTGGCTGACATCCCGGTTATCCAGCTATCGGTGCAGCCCAATCTCAGTCCAGCTCACCATCTGGCCATTGGCAAGGCCTTAGCCCCCTTGAGAACAGAGGATGTTCTGATCCTGGCAAGCGGTTCAGCAACCCACAACCTGCGTGATTTTTTCGGGCGCCCCATTGATGCGGAAATGCCAGCCTATGTCGAGCAGTTTAACAACTGGCTGATCACGTCAATTCTCAACAATGACCAGGCCGCCCTGCTTGACTACCAGCACCAAGGTCCGCATGCTGTACAGAACCATCCCACGCCGGAACACCTGTTGCCCCTCTTTGTTGCCATGGGAGCAGGTCTGAAGCCGGAGTTGCTACACAATGCCGCCACCTATGGCGTCATCTCAATGGCTGCCTTTGCCTGGCACTGA
- a CDS encoding M3 family oligoendopeptidase, which yields MTTIDLTWNTALLYPAPDSPELEADLASFDQLAADFRAQYFEKIATLDAADILKALSEYEAMQTRMAKPFCYSHLLFASDSGNETHRALSQRCSELGSRLSQALLFFDLELMNLPDELFAQVCSLPDAAPFVHFLEGIRKFKPYTLQENEERLLTRKDLTGSRAFTKLFDELSASLTYRMEFEGEIKEFTGEELLSLLHHPSAEIRFNAQTCFLEKHAESGNALVFGTVFNTMALDHGQEMELRGYQSAIQPTNIGNELTDEAVEHLMQTTEANYTLAQDYFRLKAKMLGMDKIRNCDVYAPVAEAQKKYSFDEARNLTIAAYRNYDPQFGDIIQAFFDERRVDVMPRQGKSGGAFAMGISPIDPPFLLLNFTNNLRDIATIAHEAGHGLHFVLSQKQNSLNYHAPLPLAETASVFGEMLLTRMLLDQEQDVEVRKSLLCAKIEDIIATTFRQTVLTRFEMRLHAERQNGLLSNDRISQIWLEENAKLFGDAVEMIPAYSWGWSYISHFIHSRFYCYSYTFAELLVLALYQQYRETGESFKPGYRALLESGGALSPADTAKLAGIDIESADLWQKGYDFLGGLIEELKGVIE from the coding sequence ATGACAACCATAGACCTGACCTGGAACACCGCCCTGCTCTACCCTGCCCCTGACTCTCCTGAGCTTGAGGCGGACCTTGCTTCATTTGACCAGCTTGCCGCTGACTTTCGCGCTCAATATTTTGAAAAGATCGCAACACTGGATGCCGCTGACATACTCAAGGCCCTGTCTGAGTACGAGGCGATGCAGACCCGGATGGCAAAGCCGTTCTGCTATAGCCACCTGTTGTTTGCCTCCGACTCCGGCAACGAGACCCACCGCGCCCTGTCCCAGCGCTGCTCCGAGCTGGGCAGCCGCCTCTCGCAAGCGCTTTTGTTCTTTGATCTGGAGCTGATGAACCTACCCGATGAGCTGTTCGCGCAGGTCTGCAGTTTGCCTGATGCCGCTCCTTTTGTTCACTTTCTGGAAGGTATTCGCAAGTTCAAACCGTACACCCTGCAGGAAAATGAGGAACGTCTGCTGACCCGCAAAGACCTGACCGGCAGCCGGGCCTTTACCAAACTGTTTGATGAACTGTCTGCCTCGTTGACATACCGGATGGAGTTTGAAGGCGAGATAAAGGAATTTACCGGTGAAGAACTGCTCTCCCTACTGCACCATCCCTCGGCAGAGATCCGCTTTAACGCCCAGACCTGTTTTCTGGAAAAACATGCAGAGTCCGGCAATGCCCTGGTCTTTGGCACGGTCTTCAACACCATGGCCCTGGACCATGGTCAGGAGATGGAACTGCGTGGCTACCAGTCTGCAATCCAGCCCACCAACATCGGCAACGAACTGACCGACGAGGCGGTGGAGCACCTGATGCAGACCACTGAGGCCAACTACACACTGGCCCAGGATTACTTTCGCCTTAAGGCGAAGATGCTGGGGATGGACAAGATCCGCAACTGCGATGTCTATGCACCGGTGGCTGAGGCGCAAAAAAAGTATAGCTTTGATGAGGCCCGCAACCTGACCATTGCTGCCTACCGGAACTACGATCCACAGTTCGGCGATATTATCCAGGCCTTTTTTGACGAGCGCAGGGTGGATGTCATGCCACGCCAGGGCAAGTCCGGCGGTGCCTTTGCCATGGGGATCTCACCAATTGATCCCCCCTTCCTGCTCTTAAACTTCACCAATAACCTGCGTGATATTGCAACCATAGCCCACGAAGCCGGCCATGGTCTGCATTTTGTCCTGTCCCAGAAGCAGAACAGCCTCAACTACCACGCACCGCTGCCTCTGGCTGAGACCGCCTCGGTCTTTGGCGAGATGCTGCTGACCCGCATGCTGCTGGACCAGGAGCAGGATGTTGAAGTCCGCAAGTCCCTGCTCTGCGCCAAGATTGAGGATATCATCGCCACCACCTTCCGCCAGACCGTCTTGACCCGCTTTGAGATGCGGCTGCATGCAGAACGTCAGAACGGCCTGCTCTCCAATGACCGGATCAGCCAGATCTGGCTGGAAGAGAATGCAAAACTGTTTGGTGATGCGGTTGAGATGATTCCGGCCTACAGCTGGGGCTGGTCCTACATCAGTCACTTTATTCACAGCCGTTTTTACTGTTACTCCTATACCTTTGCCGAACTGCTGGTGCTGGCCCTGTACCAGCAGTACCGCGAGACCGGAGAGAGTTTTAAACCAGGCTACCGGGCACTCCTGGAGTCAGGCGGTGCCCTGTCGCCCGCCGACACGGCTAAACTGGCCGGCATTGATATCGAATCTGCCGATTTATGGCAGAAGGGCTATGATTTTCTGGGTGGCTTGATTGAGGAATTGAAGGGAGTAATCGAATAG
- a CDS encoding methyl-accepting chemotaxis protein, with translation MLSNIKLGPKLIGSFLVVALIAMLIGIFGYFQIHRIDDADTMLYEKGLTPTAKIGIIAASFHRMRVNLRDLLAAKDTAETEKFTKRINELRSTIETADKELEKNLPDAEAKKLFDELSNARKSYIPFLDQSIAMAKENKHADALELLKGDAASTAVRAEIESIDKLSEYLTKSGKSISDQNTVTANRAGWIMIGAAALGSILAFVLGLIISRSISLPVTTLAGQARQVADGDLQVQIDYRSGDEVGELSEAFRTMTEGLRTTLTKVADTSTQVASAANQLQATAIRIATGAEEVAAQSATVATASEEMAATSSSISDNCQQAADGSSQATQAAVTGSSVVSSTICGMERIASRVRSSAETVASLGSRSDQIGAIVATIEDIADQTNLLALNAAIEAARAGEQGRGFAVVADEVRALAERTTRATREISEMIKAIQTETRAAVGEMEQGVQEVQQGTEDAARSGEALQEILSKINDVSMQVNQVATAAEEQTATTSEITNNIHQISDVVQDTASGAQESAAAASQLAGNAEELQRLVRQFRL, from the coding sequence ATGCTGTCAAACATCAAGCTCGGTCCCAAGTTGATCGGTAGTTTTCTGGTGGTGGCGTTGATTGCCATGCTGATCGGCATCTTCGGTTATTTTCAGATCCACAGGATTGATGATGCCGACACCATGCTCTATGAAAAAGGACTTACACCTACAGCAAAAATCGGGATTATTGCTGCCAGTTTTCATCGCATGCGGGTTAATCTGCGTGACCTCCTGGCGGCAAAAGACACTGCCGAAACAGAAAAGTTTACCAAAAGAATCAACGAATTACGATCAACCATCGAAACAGCTGATAAAGAGCTTGAAAAAAACCTGCCAGACGCAGAAGCAAAAAAATTGTTTGATGAACTTTCAAACGCACGCAAAAGCTACATTCCCTTCTTAGATCAATCCATTGCCATGGCAAAAGAAAACAAGCACGCAGATGCCTTGGAACTCCTCAAAGGCGATGCAGCTAGCACGGCAGTACGGGCAGAAATTGAATCAATAGACAAGCTTAGTGAATATTTAACAAAATCAGGCAAATCCATATCTGACCAGAACACCGTTACCGCAAACAGGGCTGGCTGGATCATGATCGGGGCAGCAGCGCTTGGATCTATCCTGGCCTTTGTCTTGGGGCTGATTATCTCGCGTTCCATCAGTCTGCCGGTAACGACTCTGGCTGGCCAGGCCCGCCAGGTCGCTGATGGTGACCTGCAGGTACAGATTGATTATCGCTCCGGGGATGAAGTCGGTGAACTGAGCGAGGCGTTCCGCACCATGACTGAAGGACTGCGCACAACGCTCACCAAGGTGGCTGACACCTCAACCCAAGTGGCCTCTGCTGCCAACCAGCTGCAAGCCACGGCCATCAGAATCGCCACCGGGGCTGAAGAGGTTGCAGCCCAGTCAGCCACTGTGGCAACAGCCAGCGAAGAGATGGCTGCCACCAGCAGCAGCATATCCGACAATTGCCAGCAGGCTGCTGATGGTTCCAGCCAGGCCACACAGGCTGCGGTAACCGGTTCCAGTGTGGTTTCTTCCACGATCTGCGGCATGGAGCGGATCGCCAGCCGCGTACGCAGCTCAGCTGAGACGGTTGCCTCTCTTGGCTCCCGCTCTGATCAGATCGGTGCCATTGTTGCCACGATTGAAGATATTGCCGACCAGACCAATCTACTGGCCTTGAATGCTGCCATTGAGGCGGCCCGCGCCGGTGAACAGGGCCGTGGTTTTGCCGTGGTTGCCGATGAGGTGAGGGCCCTTGCTGAGCGAACCACCCGCGCCACCCGTGAGATCAGTGAGATGATCAAGGCGATCCAGACCGAGACCAGGGCAGCAGTTGGTGAGATGGAACAAGGGGTTCAAGAGGTACAGCAAGGCACCGAAGATGCTGCCCGCTCCGGCGAGGCATTACAGGAAATTCTCTCTAAAATCAATGATGTGTCAATGCAGGTCAATCAGGTGGCAACAGCAGCCGAAGAGCAGACAGCCACAACCAGTGAGATTACCAACAACATCCATCAGATCAGTGATGTGGTGCAAGATACCGCCAGCGGTGCTCAAGAGTCGGCAGCTGCAGCAAGTCAGCTGGCCGGCAATGCGGAGGAATTACAGCGGCTGGTTCGTCAGTTCAGGTTATAA
- a CDS encoding carbonic anhydrase: MVKRIIAGIIGSALLAAGLVFASATHPAISADEALQKLVEGNKRYLDEKPTAAQRCTTASRAALTKSQSPYAIILTCSDSRVPPELLFDSGLGELFVIRVAGNIPDPVVLGSIEYAAEHLGTPLVMVLGHERCGAVTATVDAKGKAHGNIGAIVKTIAPSIKKATKDCAACKEDKQCEKTRKSEYVECVIDTNVKLVTANLTKNSKVLQHLVEQKKLKIVSAKYDLDDGKVTLFK; encoded by the coding sequence ATGGTAAAAAGAATCATCGCTGGGATAATCGGATCCGCACTGCTGGCAGCAGGCCTGGTATTTGCCTCAGCCACCCATCCGGCAATATCGGCTGACGAGGCGCTGCAAAAACTGGTTGAGGGTAACAAACGCTATTTGGATGAAAAACCGACTGCAGCCCAACGCTGCACCACGGCATCACGGGCAGCCCTGACAAAGTCTCAATCACCGTACGCCATCATCCTGACCTGTTCAGATTCACGTGTTCCACCGGAACTGCTTTTTGACAGCGGCCTTGGCGAACTGTTTGTGATCCGGGTGGCCGGCAATATCCCTGACCCGGTGGTGTTGGGCAGCATTGAATATGCCGCTGAACACCTTGGCACACCTCTCGTCATGGTGCTTGGCCATGAGCGCTGCGGTGCGGTAACAGCCACTGTTGATGCCAAAGGCAAGGCCCACGGCAATATTGGCGCAATCGTGAAGACTATTGCCCCTTCCATCAAAAAGGCAACCAAAGATTGCGCTGCCTGCAAAGAAGATAAACAGTGTGAAAAAACCAGAAAGAGTGAGTATGTGGAGTGCGTTATTGATACGAACGTCAAACTGGTCACCGCAAACCTGACCAAAAATTCAAAGGTACTGCAACATCTGGTTGAACAAAAAAAGCTGAAGATTGTTTCCGCCAAGTACGACCTTGACGACGGTAAGGTTACACTCTTCAAATAA